The Streptomyces sp. NBC_01268 genome window below encodes:
- a CDS encoding HAD family hydrolase produces the protein MTTLSGSRRLHLFDLDGTLIRGSAAAVEISRQLGLHEEIAELERGFLLHGLTPDEFAVRARALWSELTPEQVAAAFEGAPWLAGIQEVWAGIRAEGGHCAVISLSPDFFVERLLAWGADAAHGSLWPSVPFTEPIHRPGILDASAKVRIAKELCARFDVPLEACVAYGDSMSDAELFAVVPETVAVNADHHLADLARHSYAGADLREAYALVRKSAA, from the coding sequence ATGACGACCCTCAGCGGCAGCCGCAGGCTCCATCTCTTCGACCTCGACGGCACGCTCATCCGGGGCTCGGCGGCCGCGGTGGAGATCTCGCGGCAGCTCGGGCTGCACGAGGAGATCGCGGAACTGGAGCGGGGCTTCCTGCTGCACGGCCTCACCCCCGACGAGTTCGCGGTGCGGGCCAGGGCGCTCTGGTCGGAGCTCACTCCGGAGCAGGTGGCGGCGGCCTTCGAGGGGGCTCCCTGGCTGGCCGGCATCCAGGAGGTCTGGGCGGGGATCCGGGCCGAGGGCGGTCACTGCGCGGTGATCTCGCTGTCGCCGGACTTCTTCGTCGAGCGGTTGCTGGCCTGGGGAGCGGACGCGGCCCACGGCTCGCTCTGGCCCTCCGTGCCGTTCACGGAGCCGATCCACCGCCCGGGGATCCTCGACGCGTCGGCGAAGGTGCGGATCGCCAAGGAACTCTGCGCGCGCTTCGACGTCCCGCTGGAGGCCTGTGTGGCGTACGGGGACTCGATGTCCGACGCGGAACTCTTCGCGGTCGTGCCCGAGACGGTGGCCGTGAACGCGGACCACCACCTCGCGGATCTCGCCCGGCACAGCTACGCGGGAGCGGACCTGCGCGAGGCCTACGCACTGGTTCGAAAGAGCGCAGCCTAG
- a CDS encoding DUF2269 domain-containing protein — protein MKQLRRPARRALLVVHVSVSVAWLGLSLGLLTLGITAYTTQDSSLTEAAYRAMQVFADWLLAPVALLTLGTGLVLSLGTPWGLARHRWVWIKFWITLATAAATIFALRPEITHAAAAGVPDLSLVAAPTVSTGAYLFMTAISVLKPWGPTRRGRRLRESARFRKTVDASAPLRRA, from the coding sequence GTGAAACAACTCCGGCGGCCCGCGCGGCGGGCGCTCCTCGTCGTCCACGTCTCCGTCTCCGTGGCCTGGCTCGGCCTCAGCCTGGGCCTGCTGACCCTCGGCATCACCGCGTACACGACCCAGGACTCCTCCCTGACGGAAGCGGCCTACCGCGCCATGCAGGTGTTCGCGGACTGGCTGCTCGCACCGGTCGCACTGCTCACCCTGGGCACCGGCCTGGTGCTCTCCCTGGGGACACCGTGGGGGCTGGCCCGGCACCGCTGGGTCTGGATCAAGTTCTGGATCACCCTCGCCACGGCCGCCGCGACGATCTTCGCGCTCCGCCCGGAGATCACCCACGCGGCGGCGGCCGGCGTGCCGGACCTCAGCCTGGTCGCCGCCCCCACGGTCTCCACCGGCGCCTATCTCTTCATGACCGCGATCTCGGTGCTCAAGCCCTGGGGGCCGACCCGACGCGGGCGCCGCCTGCGGGAGTCCGCCCGTTTCCGTAAAACGGTGGACGCCTCAGCGCCGCTTCGGAGAGCCTGA